A single region of the Epinephelus moara isolate mb chromosome 12, YSFRI_EMoa_1.0, whole genome shotgun sequence genome encodes:
- the nhsl1b gene encoding NHS-like protein 1 isoform X1 gives MITYVRCLSSEPVVSCWHRACYEDPSGEKRTLCSFLPANKMGNSLQPQAFPSPRPARPEGCLRKRLLSVSKVHQKADSLWTPKPLLGPDVKGSPGKTLTFPDDKAVSNLDEESKWTVHYTAPWHQQENVFLPGSRPPCVEDLHRQAKVNLKTALRECDKLRKDGFRSSQYYSQGPTFSDPLQSTSSLQDEEEDDNDKKSTASSAEDEKSQLSMRPQTPQGGEGYEVDGQVVWNKSTPLPTPEEKMRLAAQAVPTAIVPINVTGAVFDRQASIRRSLINTDTVSRRPKKVKRRKTISGLPDNFNHELAAKGHGGELRPHSMFIPGQYSTLGRVGSVNSTLRRSDTRDSGCQTEEVKIVPPSMRRIRAQRGQGIAAQMAGLSTSSSTGSISISSSDSSGILMLPQYNRDPSRFHSLPRQGARVSLSADPICSSTPIKAGEQTTPQRQIGKLQVDDTVVHMRNAPRTGTLPRPKSQEVRGTQASDWGGGPACVVSPHAAYSTSLIPNATLSCSTEVITLNTSGQLPHSPASAYPTARPLSMASSINADSSPAGFSHSSTCPALATSTPTHTPKDSGLVITAPASESGQSDSSIHSHSTLAPTPPSCLPEEQWVYDTPENVVVPHRTLTSSCSTPINQLYSSLDLSSRTTTDSSSLYSQDNDGYYTSMHLDSGLRSRSHGSGHGAAPGRATRHSMYECREMANQEDSGSLYSDRSLSRSISLRKAKKPPLPPARTDSLRRKSGPKKPLGGVSAISGANEPNGTMLNETLIASLQQSLQMGLRGGKGKGASPSSPSHSPSSDYDDPWVLRPRSQSSVSAGSSAASLAANANCGGVSNVYSLCHVTPAHSDTSSLRSDYADSWGYYMDYPRNHGDQRAQSPPVHATDNMSAGAHPGELQNGGEILNNSQAPGAPGQEEGVAVKPKMSTSSPDRVHRLTSPSSGYSSQSNTPTAGTPVPSFVRSMSPSGSRPKPKVPERKSSLLSSVSMSSSSTSLSSNTSDSLKSSGPPPPPPPPLPLSSSAPTTPLSPPPPFPPPLLPCSSAGTPPPAPPLPTTPQGPTLIPPPACSTSPEFPPPPSPEMLIPPSSSFNGSFSPPPPPPPPVPSMGPPPPPPLPAFVPPSSSPSFVKPVKDAPKPALPNSPTKSPKPLITPFALQSVQLRSVKRPEKEINGQSDDDTKAQDTGVDLIQGLKPQSLEHPTVTHLSNCSPEEDSRNSSPSPVSKLLEELSFDCSITDDKLDSAVINGKAEDHFLLNGKEIAEGQESFPSPPQSSHSSPVKQKPPAVSKKPQISFLPPFSPQPINEQVPPQQDDTTSLSQAEDQVDAPLKQVKKEEKESKSEQQEEEEESYETSTVTQDESVSQETSPHHGVCTNGEAHDEEDEEGDGASSTTGSISSKEEDSGEVFYSSTAESSPAPSANGASEEKMVTPTPSRPRTTEDLFAAIHRSKRKVLGRKESEEDKSRATSQPHSPPVTPTGGSPGTVSSLPRQAGSIQRNLRKSSTSSDTFKALLLKKGSRSETSFRMSATEMLRSTDPRFQRTHSESALDSPAASPSSLSAPHSPCTSPGRGKRATDEWSRYEALALSSPTSSSFSMSGFKYGRSRTPPSAASSKYNARSRILSSPMTVICEREGELAESEYGDTAESPTGPTAQTLPVLNNSNGTLSEESRS, from the exons AATGTGACAAGTTGAGGAAAGATGGTTTCCGGAGCTCTCAGTACTACTCTCAGGGTCCCACCTTTTCTGACCCCTTACAGTCCACCAGCAGCCtgcaggatgaggaggaggatgacaaTGACAAGAag TCAACAGCTTCATCAGCGGAAGACGAGAAATCCCAGCTCTCCATGAGGCCCCAGACCCCGCAGGGAGGGGAGGGGTATGAGGTGGACGGGCAGGTTGTATGGAACAAGAGCACACCCCTCCCCACCCCGGAGGAGAAGATGAGGCTGGCGGCTCAGGCCGTGCCCACAGCCATAGTTCCCATCAACGTCACAG GGGCAGTGTTTGACCGACAGGCGAGCATCCGGCGCTCCCTCATTAACACTGACACCGTGTCCCGCCGTCCCAAGAAGGTCAAACGCAGAAAGACTATATCAGGGCTGCCTGACAACTTCAACCACGAGCTAG CAGCAAAAGGACACGGCGGAGAGCTCCGGCCGCATTCCATGTTCATCCCAGGACAGTACTCCACCTTGGGCAGAGTTGGGAGTGTTAACTCAACGCTCCGACGTTCAGACACTAGAGACTCCGGCTGCCAGACGGAAGAAGTGAAAATTGTTCCCCCGTCCATGAGAAGAATCCGGGCTCAGAGAGGACAGGGAATTGCGGCTCAAATGGCCggcctctccacctcctcctcaacagGAAGTATATCCATCTCGAGTAGCGACAGCTCTGGGATCCTGATGCTGCCGCAGTACAACAGAGATCCCTCCCGTTTTCACAGTCTGCCCCGACAGGGCGCCAGGGTGTCCCTCAGTGCTGACCCCATCTGTAGCAGCACCCCGATCAAGGCAGGGGAGCAAACTACACCTCAGAGGCAGATTGGAAAGCTTCAGGTTGACGACACTGTGGTGCACATGAGAAACGCCCCGAGGACAGGCACCCTGCCAAGGCCCAAGTCTCAGGAGGTGAGGGGGACACAGGCCAGTGATTGGGGTGGTGGTCCGGCATGTGTGGTCTCACCACATGCTGCCTACTCCACCTCACTCATCCCCAACGCCACCCTGTCTTGCTCCACTGAGGTCATTACCCTCAACACCTCGGGTCAGCTCCCCCACTCTCCAGCCTCAGCTTACCCCACAGCTCGACCCCTCAGTATGGCTTCCTCCATCAACGCTGACTCCAGTCCAGCAGGCTTTTCCCACAGCTCCACCTGCCCAGCCTTGGCTACTTCTACCCCCACTCATACACCAAAGGATAGCGGTCTGGTCATCACAGCACCTGCTAGCGAGTCAGGGCAATCGGACAGCAGTATACACAGCCACAGCACCTTGGCCCCAACGCCGCCATCCTGTCTGCCAGAGGAGCAGTGGGTCTACGACACGCCAGAAAACGTGGTGGTTCCACACCGCACTCTGACCTCCAGCTGCTCCACTCCTATAAACCAGCTGTATAGCAGCCTGGACCTCTCCTCCAGGACCACTACTGACTCCAGCTCCCTCTATTCCCAGGACAACGATGGATACTACACCTCCATGCACCTGGACTCAGGCCTGCGCTCTCGCAGCCATGGCAGCGGGCATGGCGCAGCACCTGGAAGGGCCACCAGGCACAGCATGTACGAGTGCCGTGAGATGGCCAATCAGGAAGACTCTGGAAGCTTGTACAGCGATCGCTCTCTGTCCCGCAGCATTTCCCTCCGCAAGGCCAAGAAGCCGCCGCTGCCCCCAGCTCGTACAGACTCTCTCAGACGCAAGTCTGGCCCAAAAAAGCCCCTTGGAGGCGTTAGCGCCATCAGCGGAGCTAACGAGCCAAACGGAACCATGCTTAATGAGACTCTAATTGCCAGCTTGCAGCAAAGCCTACAGATGGGGCTGAGAGGAGGGAAAGGAAAAGGAGCTTCACCTTCTTCACCCTCTCACAGCCCAAGCAGCGACTATGATGACCCCTGGGTGCTACGGCCACGCAGTCAGAGTAGCGTCAGTGCAGGTAGTTCTGCAGCATCACTAGCAGCTAACGCCAACTGTGGCGGTGTGTCTAACGTATACTCGCTATGTCATGTGACGCCCGCTCACAGCGACACCAGCAGCTTGCGCTCGGACTATGCTGATTCCTGGGGCTACTATATGGACTACCCTCGTAACCACGGAGACCAGAGGGCACAGTCCCCTCCGGTCCATGCCACAGATAACATGTCGGCTGGTGCTCACCCAGGAGAGCTTCAGAATGGAGGTGAGATTCTCAACAACAGCCAGGCCCCTGGAGCTCCAGGccaggaggagggggtggcAGTGAAGCCCAAAATGTCCACCTCCTCACCGGACAGGGTGCACAGGCTGACCTCACCATCCAGCGGATACTCCAGTCAGTCCAACACCCCCACAGCTGGAACGCCAGTGCCCTCATTCGTCAGGTCCATGTCACCCTCAGGCAGCCGGCCCAAGCCCAAAGTGCCCGAGAGAaagtcctctctcctctcctctgtatCCATGTCCTCCTCGTCCACCTCCCTTTCCTCCAACACCTCAGACTCACTTAAAAGCTCCGGACCTCCTCCGCCACCACCTCCACCCTtgcccctctcctcctcagctcctaCCACCCCTCTCAGCCCACCTCCAcccttccctccccctctgctgcCATGCTCCAGTGCAGGCACTCCTCCACCAGCTCCCCCGTTACCAACCACTCCACAGGGTCCAACTCTCATCCCACCCCCTGCTTGCTCCACCTCCCCTGaattccctcctcctccatcccctGAAATGCTAATCCCCCCCAGTTCATCCTTCAATGGGAGCTTCAGtcctccccctccacctccccctcccgtcCCCTCTATGGggccccctccacctcctccactgcCTGCTTTTGTCCCACCATCCTCCTCCCCATCTTTTGTGAAGCCAGTGAAAGATGCTCCTAAACCAGCTCTTCCCAACAGCCCCACAAAGTCACCTAAACCCCTCATCACCCCGTTTGCGCTGCAAAGTGTTCAGCTTCGCTCTGTTAAACGGCCAGAAAAGGAGATTAACGGCCAATCAGACGACGACACCAAAGCTCAGGACACAGGGGTAGACCTCATTCAGGGTCTAAAGCCCCAGAGCCTGGAGCATCCCACTGTGACGCACCTGTCAAACTGCTCCCCAGAAGAAGATTCACGTAACTCCTCACCATCGCCTGTGTCAAAGCTCTTAGAAGAGTTGTCTTTCGACTGCAGTATCACAGATGACAAGCTAGATAGTGCTGTCATAAACGGGAAAGCCGAAGATCACTTTCTTTTAAATGGAAAAGAAATAGCTGAAGGGCAGGAGTCATTCCCGAGTCCCCCACAGAGCTCTCACAGCTCTCCTGTCAAACAGAAGCCCCCCGCAGTCTCGAAGAAACCCCAAATCTCTTTTCTCCCACCATTTAGCCCTCAACCAATCAATGAACAGGTTCCACCTCAGCAGGATGATACAACCAGCCTGTCACAAGCAGAGGATCAAGTAGATGCACCGCTAAAACAAgtgaagaaagaagagaaagagagtaaAAGTGAGcaacaggaggaagaggaagagagctaTGAAACATCCACGGTGACCCAGGACGAGTCTGTCAGCCAGGAGACAAGTCCACACCATGGAGTGTGCACCAATGGAGAGGCTCATGacgaggaagatgaggagggagATGGAGCAAGTAGCACGACTGGATCCATCAGCTCCAAGGAGGAGGACAGTG GTGAGGTGTTCTACTCCAGTACGGCTGAATCGTCTCCAGCCCCGTCAGCCAACGGGGCCTCCGAGGAGAAAATGGTGACCCCAACTCCTTCGCGGCCCCGAACCACTGAGGACCTTTTTGCCGCCATCCACAG GTCAAAGCGCAAGGTCCTGGGTCGCAAGGAGTCTGAGGAGGACAAGTCCCGGGCTACGAGCCAACCACACTCTCCGCCCGTCACCCCCACAGGTGGTTCCCCAGGAACGGTGTCCTCCTTGCCCCGCCAGGCAGGCTCCATCCAGCGCAACCTCCGCAAGTCCTCCACCAGCAGCGACACCTTCAAGGCCCTTCTCCTGAAGAAGGGCAGCCGCTCAGAGACCAGCTTCAGGATGTCGGCCACTGAGATGCTTCGCTCCACGGACCCTCGCTTCCAGAGAACGCACTCCGAGTCGGCGTTGGACTCCCCTGCTGCTTCACCCTCCTCACTGTCGGCGCCACACAGCCCCTGCACCTCCCCCGGCCGTGGTAAGAGGGCAACAGATGAGTGGAGCCGCTACGAGGCCTTGGCTCTGTCCTCGCCGACTTCATCCTCCTTTTCAATGAGCGGGTTTAAGTACGGGCGCTCACGTACACCGCCATCTGCTGCCAGCAGCAAGTACAACGCACGCAGCCGAATCCTCAGCAGCCCAATGACTGTAATCTGTGAGCGTGAGGGGGAGCTGGCTGAGAGCGAGTACGGGGACACTGCAGAGAGTCCGACCGGACCCACGGCTCAGACTCTTCCTGTACTCAATAACTCCAATGGCACTTTATCTGAAGAGAGCAGAAGTTAA
- the nhsl1b gene encoding NHS-like protein 1 isoform X5 has product MFCLKAVSNLDEESKWTVHYTAPWHQQENVFLPGSRPPCVEDLHRQAKVNLKTALRECDKLRKDGFRSSQYYSQGPTFSDPLQSTSSLQDEEEDDNDKKSTASSAEDEKSQLSMRPQTPQGGEGYEVDGQVVWNKSTPLPTPEEKMRLAAQAVPTAIVPINVTGAVFDRQASIRRSLINTDTVSRRPKKVKRRKTISGLPDNFNHELAAKGHGGELRPHSMFIPGQYSTLGRVGSVNSTLRRSDTRDSGCQTEEVKIVPPSMRRIRAQRGQGIAAQMAGLSTSSSTGSISISSSDSSGILMLPQYNRDPSRFHSLPRQGARVSLSADPICSSTPIKAGEQTTPQRQIGKLQVDDTVVHMRNAPRTGTLPRPKSQEVRGTQASDWGGGPACVVSPHAAYSTSLIPNATLSCSTEVITLNTSGQLPHSPASAYPTARPLSMASSINADSSPAGFSHSSTCPALATSTPTHTPKDSGLVITAPASESGQSDSSIHSHSTLAPTPPSCLPEEQWVYDTPENVVVPHRTLTSSCSTPINQLYSSLDLSSRTTTDSSSLYSQDNDGYYTSMHLDSGLRSRSHGSGHGAAPGRATRHSMYECREMANQEDSGSLYSDRSLSRSISLRKAKKPPLPPARTDSLRRKSGPKKPLGGVSAISGANEPNGTMLNETLIASLQQSLQMGLRGGKGKGASPSSPSHSPSSDYDDPWVLRPRSQSSVSAGSSAASLAANANCGGVSNVYSLCHVTPAHSDTSSLRSDYADSWGYYMDYPRNHGDQRAQSPPVHATDNMSAGAHPGELQNGGEILNNSQAPGAPGQEEGVAVKPKMSTSSPDRVHRLTSPSSGYSSQSNTPTAGTPVPSFVRSMSPSGSRPKPKVPERKSSLLSSVSMSSSSTSLSSNTSDSLKSSGPPPPPPPPLPLSSSAPTTPLSPPPPFPPPLLPCSSAGTPPPAPPLPTTPQGPTLIPPPACSTSPEFPPPPSPEMLIPPSSSFNGSFSPPPPPPPPVPSMGPPPPPPLPAFVPPSSSPSFVKPVKDAPKPALPNSPTKSPKPLITPFALQSVQLRSVKRPEKEINGQSDDDTKAQDTGVDLIQGLKPQSLEHPTVTHLSNCSPEEDSRNSSPSPVSKLLEELSFDCSITDDKLDSAVINGKAEDHFLLNGKEIAEGQESFPSPPQSSHSSPVKQKPPAVSKKPQISFLPPFSPQPINEQVPPQQDDTTSLSQAEDQVDAPLKQVKKEEKESKSEQQEEEEESYETSTVTQDESVSQETSPHHGVCTNGEAHDEEDEEGDGASSTTGSISSKEEDSGEVFYSSTAESSPAPSANGASEEKMVTPTPSRPRTTEDLFAAIHRSKRKVLGRKESEEDKSRATSQPHSPPVTPTGGSPGTVSSLPRQAGSIQRNLRKSSTSSDTFKALLLKKGSRSETSFRMSATEMLRSTDPRFQRTHSESALDSPAASPSSLSAPHSPCTSPGRGKRATDEWSRYEALALSSPTSSSFSMSGFKYGRSRTPPSAASSKYNARSRILSSPMTVICEREGELAESEYGDTAESPTGPTAQTLPVLNNSNGTLSEESRS; this is encoded by the exons AATGTGACAAGTTGAGGAAAGATGGTTTCCGGAGCTCTCAGTACTACTCTCAGGGTCCCACCTTTTCTGACCCCTTACAGTCCACCAGCAGCCtgcaggatgaggaggaggatgacaaTGACAAGAag TCAACAGCTTCATCAGCGGAAGACGAGAAATCCCAGCTCTCCATGAGGCCCCAGACCCCGCAGGGAGGGGAGGGGTATGAGGTGGACGGGCAGGTTGTATGGAACAAGAGCACACCCCTCCCCACCCCGGAGGAGAAGATGAGGCTGGCGGCTCAGGCCGTGCCCACAGCCATAGTTCCCATCAACGTCACAG GGGCAGTGTTTGACCGACAGGCGAGCATCCGGCGCTCCCTCATTAACACTGACACCGTGTCCCGCCGTCCCAAGAAGGTCAAACGCAGAAAGACTATATCAGGGCTGCCTGACAACTTCAACCACGAGCTAG CAGCAAAAGGACACGGCGGAGAGCTCCGGCCGCATTCCATGTTCATCCCAGGACAGTACTCCACCTTGGGCAGAGTTGGGAGTGTTAACTCAACGCTCCGACGTTCAGACACTAGAGACTCCGGCTGCCAGACGGAAGAAGTGAAAATTGTTCCCCCGTCCATGAGAAGAATCCGGGCTCAGAGAGGACAGGGAATTGCGGCTCAAATGGCCggcctctccacctcctcctcaacagGAAGTATATCCATCTCGAGTAGCGACAGCTCTGGGATCCTGATGCTGCCGCAGTACAACAGAGATCCCTCCCGTTTTCACAGTCTGCCCCGACAGGGCGCCAGGGTGTCCCTCAGTGCTGACCCCATCTGTAGCAGCACCCCGATCAAGGCAGGGGAGCAAACTACACCTCAGAGGCAGATTGGAAAGCTTCAGGTTGACGACACTGTGGTGCACATGAGAAACGCCCCGAGGACAGGCACCCTGCCAAGGCCCAAGTCTCAGGAGGTGAGGGGGACACAGGCCAGTGATTGGGGTGGTGGTCCGGCATGTGTGGTCTCACCACATGCTGCCTACTCCACCTCACTCATCCCCAACGCCACCCTGTCTTGCTCCACTGAGGTCATTACCCTCAACACCTCGGGTCAGCTCCCCCACTCTCCAGCCTCAGCTTACCCCACAGCTCGACCCCTCAGTATGGCTTCCTCCATCAACGCTGACTCCAGTCCAGCAGGCTTTTCCCACAGCTCCACCTGCCCAGCCTTGGCTACTTCTACCCCCACTCATACACCAAAGGATAGCGGTCTGGTCATCACAGCACCTGCTAGCGAGTCAGGGCAATCGGACAGCAGTATACACAGCCACAGCACCTTGGCCCCAACGCCGCCATCCTGTCTGCCAGAGGAGCAGTGGGTCTACGACACGCCAGAAAACGTGGTGGTTCCACACCGCACTCTGACCTCCAGCTGCTCCACTCCTATAAACCAGCTGTATAGCAGCCTGGACCTCTCCTCCAGGACCACTACTGACTCCAGCTCCCTCTATTCCCAGGACAACGATGGATACTACACCTCCATGCACCTGGACTCAGGCCTGCGCTCTCGCAGCCATGGCAGCGGGCATGGCGCAGCACCTGGAAGGGCCACCAGGCACAGCATGTACGAGTGCCGTGAGATGGCCAATCAGGAAGACTCTGGAAGCTTGTACAGCGATCGCTCTCTGTCCCGCAGCATTTCCCTCCGCAAGGCCAAGAAGCCGCCGCTGCCCCCAGCTCGTACAGACTCTCTCAGACGCAAGTCTGGCCCAAAAAAGCCCCTTGGAGGCGTTAGCGCCATCAGCGGAGCTAACGAGCCAAACGGAACCATGCTTAATGAGACTCTAATTGCCAGCTTGCAGCAAAGCCTACAGATGGGGCTGAGAGGAGGGAAAGGAAAAGGAGCTTCACCTTCTTCACCCTCTCACAGCCCAAGCAGCGACTATGATGACCCCTGGGTGCTACGGCCACGCAGTCAGAGTAGCGTCAGTGCAGGTAGTTCTGCAGCATCACTAGCAGCTAACGCCAACTGTGGCGGTGTGTCTAACGTATACTCGCTATGTCATGTGACGCCCGCTCACAGCGACACCAGCAGCTTGCGCTCGGACTATGCTGATTCCTGGGGCTACTATATGGACTACCCTCGTAACCACGGAGACCAGAGGGCACAGTCCCCTCCGGTCCATGCCACAGATAACATGTCGGCTGGTGCTCACCCAGGAGAGCTTCAGAATGGAGGTGAGATTCTCAACAACAGCCAGGCCCCTGGAGCTCCAGGccaggaggagggggtggcAGTGAAGCCCAAAATGTCCACCTCCTCACCGGACAGGGTGCACAGGCTGACCTCACCATCCAGCGGATACTCCAGTCAGTCCAACACCCCCACAGCTGGAACGCCAGTGCCCTCATTCGTCAGGTCCATGTCACCCTCAGGCAGCCGGCCCAAGCCCAAAGTGCCCGAGAGAaagtcctctctcctctcctctgtatCCATGTCCTCCTCGTCCACCTCCCTTTCCTCCAACACCTCAGACTCACTTAAAAGCTCCGGACCTCCTCCGCCACCACCTCCACCCTtgcccctctcctcctcagctcctaCCACCCCTCTCAGCCCACCTCCAcccttccctccccctctgctgcCATGCTCCAGTGCAGGCACTCCTCCACCAGCTCCCCCGTTACCAACCACTCCACAGGGTCCAACTCTCATCCCACCCCCTGCTTGCTCCACCTCCCCTGaattccctcctcctccatcccctGAAATGCTAATCCCCCCCAGTTCATCCTTCAATGGGAGCTTCAGtcctccccctccacctccccctcccgtcCCCTCTATGGggccccctccacctcctccactgcCTGCTTTTGTCCCACCATCCTCCTCCCCATCTTTTGTGAAGCCAGTGAAAGATGCTCCTAAACCAGCTCTTCCCAACAGCCCCACAAAGTCACCTAAACCCCTCATCACCCCGTTTGCGCTGCAAAGTGTTCAGCTTCGCTCTGTTAAACGGCCAGAAAAGGAGATTAACGGCCAATCAGACGACGACACCAAAGCTCAGGACACAGGGGTAGACCTCATTCAGGGTCTAAAGCCCCAGAGCCTGGAGCATCCCACTGTGACGCACCTGTCAAACTGCTCCCCAGAAGAAGATTCACGTAACTCCTCACCATCGCCTGTGTCAAAGCTCTTAGAAGAGTTGTCTTTCGACTGCAGTATCACAGATGACAAGCTAGATAGTGCTGTCATAAACGGGAAAGCCGAAGATCACTTTCTTTTAAATGGAAAAGAAATAGCTGAAGGGCAGGAGTCATTCCCGAGTCCCCCACAGAGCTCTCACAGCTCTCCTGTCAAACAGAAGCCCCCCGCAGTCTCGAAGAAACCCCAAATCTCTTTTCTCCCACCATTTAGCCCTCAACCAATCAATGAACAGGTTCCACCTCAGCAGGATGATACAACCAGCCTGTCACAAGCAGAGGATCAAGTAGATGCACCGCTAAAACAAgtgaagaaagaagagaaagagagtaaAAGTGAGcaacaggaggaagaggaagagagctaTGAAACATCCACGGTGACCCAGGACGAGTCTGTCAGCCAGGAGACAAGTCCACACCATGGAGTGTGCACCAATGGAGAGGCTCATGacgaggaagatgaggagggagATGGAGCAAGTAGCACGACTGGATCCATCAGCTCCAAGGAGGAGGACAGTG GTGAGGTGTTCTACTCCAGTACGGCTGAATCGTCTCCAGCCCCGTCAGCCAACGGGGCCTCCGAGGAGAAAATGGTGACCCCAACTCCTTCGCGGCCCCGAACCACTGAGGACCTTTTTGCCGCCATCCACAG GTCAAAGCGCAAGGTCCTGGGTCGCAAGGAGTCTGAGGAGGACAAGTCCCGGGCTACGAGCCAACCACACTCTCCGCCCGTCACCCCCACAGGTGGTTCCCCAGGAACGGTGTCCTCCTTGCCCCGCCAGGCAGGCTCCATCCAGCGCAACCTCCGCAAGTCCTCCACCAGCAGCGACACCTTCAAGGCCCTTCTCCTGAAGAAGGGCAGCCGCTCAGAGACCAGCTTCAGGATGTCGGCCACTGAGATGCTTCGCTCCACGGACCCTCGCTTCCAGAGAACGCACTCCGAGTCGGCGTTGGACTCCCCTGCTGCTTCACCCTCCTCACTGTCGGCGCCACACAGCCCCTGCACCTCCCCCGGCCGTGGTAAGAGGGCAACAGATGAGTGGAGCCGCTACGAGGCCTTGGCTCTGTCCTCGCCGACTTCATCCTCCTTTTCAATGAGCGGGTTTAAGTACGGGCGCTCACGTACACCGCCATCTGCTGCCAGCAGCAAGTACAACGCACGCAGCCGAATCCTCAGCAGCCCAATGACTGTAATCTGTGAGCGTGAGGGGGAGCTGGCTGAGAGCGAGTACGGGGACACTGCAGAGAGTCCGACCGGACCCACGGCTCAGACTCTTCCTGTACTCAATAACTCCAATGGCACTTTATCTGAAGAGAGCAGAAGTTAA